The sequence below is a genomic window from Lampris incognitus isolate fLamInc1 chromosome 18, fLamInc1.hap2, whole genome shotgun sequence.
CGAGCCGAATGGCTTGAATCTATACAGCTCGTTCACGATCCTGCACCTCCTCCCTTGACTGGCATCTGTCAGAAAGCTGTTCTTAACCTCGGATCTATGCAAGTGCACCACCTGGAAGTCTCCCACGTACACGGCCCAGTGCGGGTACTGGCCGGCGGCCAAAAACTCCACCAAATCACCCGCGTTGCATTTATTCAGCAGGTTCTCCGGCGTGTAGACTTCCAAATCGGCGGACTCGGTGCTCTTCTCGTAAACGCACTGGTCGTGGTGGTATACGGCGCACTCCACGTCGTCTCGTCTGTCGTAGAGCATCTCCTCCCGATTCTGCTCCTTATCCGCGCCGTCCGCCGTGCCGTCCGTCATTTCGTCGTCGTCGTTGGAAAAGATGTAGGAGACCCCGATTCGCGAACCCTCCTCGGTGTCCAAGCCGTTCGGGTCCACCGTGGGAACTTCCGCGTAACTTAAATGCGACAGCTTGTCCACTTGGTTTCCCATGCCGCCTGCGGAGCAGCGACTATGAACGCAGTCTGATGCTGGAGGACTCCACCTGTTAACAGCCGCG
It includes:
- the lratd2a gene encoding protein LRATD2a; translation: MGNQVDKLSHLSYAEVPTVDPNGLDTEEGSRIGVSYIFSNDDDEMTDGTADGADKEQNREEMLYDRRDDVECAVYHHDQCVYEKSTESADLEVYTPENLLNKCNAGDLVEFLAAGQYPHWAVYVGDFQVVHLHRSEVKNSFLTDASQGRRCRIVNELYRFKPFGSDVVVQNAMEQVGLKDRELSWRNSECFAAWCRFGKREFKMGGEIRIGKQPYRLNIHLSDKRSHVLEFQSLEDVIAEKRRNDHLGRTAVLRELASHFDSFAEIQGEPSAE